Proteins encoded together in one Coffea arabica cultivar ET-39 chromosome 2c, Coffea Arabica ET-39 HiFi, whole genome shotgun sequence window:
- the LOC113727008 gene encoding ent-kaurenoic acid oxidase 1-like isoform X1, which translates to MEYWGFICMLMMAVFGGLMGLKSLLKSLNRWHFEAKLGDRRFSLPPGDLGWPFIGSMWAFLRAFKSSNPDSFISSFVDRFGPVGLYKTMMFGSPSIIVTTPEACKRVLTDDEAFMPGWPSSTLTLMGRKSFIGISAQEHKRLRKLTAAPVNGHEALSIYLKYIEDNVIEALEKWAGMGQIEFLTQLRKLTFRIITHIFLGSESEQVMEALEREYTVLNHGVRAMSINVPGFAYYNALKARKRLVAIFQSVVTERRARRKEDSTAEKRDMMDALMDAVDDKGRKLDDEEIIDVLVMYLNAGHESSGHVSMWATLFLQKNPEVLQKAKAEQEAIVKNRPPGQVGLTLKEIRQMDYLSKVIDETLRVVTFSFVVFREAQKDINISGFTIPKGWKALVWFRNVHFDPELYPEPKKFDPDRWDGLTAKAGTFLPFGAGARTCPGNDLAKLEISIFLHYFLLDYELERQNPSCPLIYLPHQRPIDNCLGRVRRVSPSSVRKKED; encoded by the exons ATGGAGTACTGGGGCTTCATCTGCATGCTGATGATGGCTGTTTTTGGTGGTCTTATGGGATTGAAGTCCCTGCTGAAGAGCTTAAATCGGTGGCACTTTGAAGCTAAGTTGGGTGATAGGAGATTCTCTCTGCCACCCGGTGATCTGGGATGGCCTTTTATTGGCAGCATGTGGGCTTTCCTCAGAGCTTTCAAGTCCAGCAATCCTGATTCTTTCATCTCCAGTTTTGTCGACAG ATTTGGTCCTGTGGGACTTTACAAGACTATGATGTTTGGTAGCCCAAGCATCATTGTTACAACACCAGAAGCTTGCAAGAGAGTTTTAACAGATGATGAAGCATTCATGCCTGGATGGCCTAGTTCAACCCTGACACTTATGGGGAGAAAATCTTTCATTGGCATATCCGCCCAAGAGCACAAAAGATTGCGCAAATTAACAGCAGCACCAGTGAATGGACATGAGGCATTGTCCATTTACTTGAAGTACATTGAAGACAATGTTATAGAGGCTTTGGAGAAATGGGCAGGAATGGGACAAATTGAGTTTTTAACTCAACTTCGAAAACTTACATTCAGGATAATTACACATATTTTCCTGGGTTCAGAGAGTGAGCAAGTAATGGAAGCCTTAGAAAGGGAGTATACTGTACTCAACCATGGTGTTAGAGCAATGTCTATTAACGTTCCTGGATTTGCTTACTATAATGCTCTCAAG GCACGGAAAAGGCTTGTGGCTATATTTCAATCTGTTGTGACTGAGCGAAGGGCAAGGAGAAAGGAAGATTCAACTGCTGAGAAAAGGGATATGATGGACGCGCTGATGGATGCTGTAGATGATAAAGGTAGAAAATTGGATGATGAGGAAATTATTGATGTTCTAGTAATGTATCTAAATGCAGGCCATGAATCATCTGGCCATGTTTCAATGTGGGCTACTCTATTTCTGCAGAAGAACCCTGAAGTCCTTCAGAAAGCAAAG GCTGAGCAAGAGGCAATTGTTAAGAACAGGCCACCGGGCCAAGTAGGTTTGACTCTGAAAGAAATTCGACAAATGGACTATCTTTCAAAG GTCATTGATGAAACACTACGTGTAGTTACCTTCTCATTTGTGGTATTCAGAGAAGCACAGAAAGACATCAATATCTCTG gttttacaattccaaaaGGGTGGAAAGCATTAGTCTGGTTTAGGAACGTTCATTTTGATCCTGAATTGTATCCGGAGCCAAAGAAATTTGATCCTGACAGATGGGAT GGTCTTACAGCTAAAGCAGGAACTTTTCTTCCTTTCGGGGCAGGAGCCAGAACTTGTCCCGGAAATGATCTTGCAAAGCTCGAAATTTCTATTTTCCTTCACTATTTTCTCCTTGACTATGA GCTAGAAAGGCAGAATCCTTCGTGCCCATTAATCTATTTACCTCATCAGAGGCCTATAGATAATTGTTTGGGAAGAGTCAGAAGGGTCTCACCTTCAAGTGTGCGGAAAAAGGAGGACTGA
- the LOC113727008 gene encoding ent-kaurenoic acid oxidase 1-like isoform X2 → MEYWGFICMLMMAVFGGLMGLKSLLKSLNRWHFEAKLGDRRFSLPPGDLGWPFIGSMWAFLRAFKSSNPDSFISSFVDRFGPVGLYKTMMFGSPSIIVTTPEACKRVLTDDEAFMPGWPSSTLTLMGRKSFIGISAQEHKRLRKLTAAPVNGHEALSIYLKYIEDNVIEALEKWAGMGQIEFLTQLRKLTFRIITHIFLGSESEQVMEALEREYTVLNHGVRAMSINVPGFAYYNALKARKRLVAIFQSVVTERRARRKEDSTAEKRDMMDALMDAVDDKGRKLDDEEIIDVLVMYLNAGHESSGHVSMWATLFLQKNPEVLQKAKAEQEAIVKNRPPGQVGLTLKEIRQMDYLSKVIDETLRVVTFSFVVFREAQKDINISGFTIPKGWKALVWFRNVHFDPELYPEPKKFDPDRWDARKAESFVPINLFTSSEAYR, encoded by the exons ATGGAGTACTGGGGCTTCATCTGCATGCTGATGATGGCTGTTTTTGGTGGTCTTATGGGATTGAAGTCCCTGCTGAAGAGCTTAAATCGGTGGCACTTTGAAGCTAAGTTGGGTGATAGGAGATTCTCTCTGCCACCCGGTGATCTGGGATGGCCTTTTATTGGCAGCATGTGGGCTTTCCTCAGAGCTTTCAAGTCCAGCAATCCTGATTCTTTCATCTCCAGTTTTGTCGACAG ATTTGGTCCTGTGGGACTTTACAAGACTATGATGTTTGGTAGCCCAAGCATCATTGTTACAACACCAGAAGCTTGCAAGAGAGTTTTAACAGATGATGAAGCATTCATGCCTGGATGGCCTAGTTCAACCCTGACACTTATGGGGAGAAAATCTTTCATTGGCATATCCGCCCAAGAGCACAAAAGATTGCGCAAATTAACAGCAGCACCAGTGAATGGACATGAGGCATTGTCCATTTACTTGAAGTACATTGAAGACAATGTTATAGAGGCTTTGGAGAAATGGGCAGGAATGGGACAAATTGAGTTTTTAACTCAACTTCGAAAACTTACATTCAGGATAATTACACATATTTTCCTGGGTTCAGAGAGTGAGCAAGTAATGGAAGCCTTAGAAAGGGAGTATACTGTACTCAACCATGGTGTTAGAGCAATGTCTATTAACGTTCCTGGATTTGCTTACTATAATGCTCTCAAG GCACGGAAAAGGCTTGTGGCTATATTTCAATCTGTTGTGACTGAGCGAAGGGCAAGGAGAAAGGAAGATTCAACTGCTGAGAAAAGGGATATGATGGACGCGCTGATGGATGCTGTAGATGATAAAGGTAGAAAATTGGATGATGAGGAAATTATTGATGTTCTAGTAATGTATCTAAATGCAGGCCATGAATCATCTGGCCATGTTTCAATGTGGGCTACTCTATTTCTGCAGAAGAACCCTGAAGTCCTTCAGAAAGCAAAG GCTGAGCAAGAGGCAATTGTTAAGAACAGGCCACCGGGCCAAGTAGGTTTGACTCTGAAAGAAATTCGACAAATGGACTATCTTTCAAAG GTCATTGATGAAACACTACGTGTAGTTACCTTCTCATTTGTGGTATTCAGAGAAGCACAGAAAGACATCAATATCTCTG gttttacaattccaaaaGGGTGGAAAGCATTAGTCTGGTTTAGGAACGTTCATTTTGATCCTGAATTGTATCCGGAGCCAAAGAAATTTGATCCTGACAGATGGGAT GCTAGAAAGGCAGAATCCTTCGTGCCCATTAATCTATTTACCTCATCAGAGGCCTATAGATAA
- the LOC113724122 gene encoding DAR GTPase 2, mitochondrial-like has product MGSTATRSIVQKLGSAVKEVARTKCSSWWYTPHMAAASRAIAERIPLVDFVLEVRDARIPLSSECSQLGDLLSSSRRIIVLNKIDLAKQSAMKEWTKYFNQEKSPAFGVNAHNKENIREFLNFLQARARELLKTGHSGQTITLMLVGIPNVGKSALANALHQVGRISALEKGKLKHATVSPQPGETKNISSLKIASHPNIYVLDTPGILPPEIFGDELCSKLALIGAIRDCIVGKNDLAHYFLAVLNLSQEYKKWSRFSAMENVRSSIYQEGELSESSHVDKRQYATDHTQDFIVNDVRRTLFEAVSTFSGDLENDKYLEQLIEVESRMLRNAFRITQSEVDGHTKIAIKLLDLYRTGRLGHYALDDIPRFS; this is encoded by the exons ATGGGTTCAACGGCTACTAGAAGTATAGTTCAAAAGTTAGGTAGTGCGGTTAAAGAAGTGGCCAGAACCAAATGCTCAAGCTGGTGGTACACACCCCACATGGCCGCTGCTTCCCGCGCTATTGCTGAACGTATCCCTTTGGTTGATTTCGTCCTCGAAGTTCGCGATGCAAGG ATTCCTTTGTCATCAGAATGCAGCCAACTCGGTGATTTGTTGTCTTCTTCGAGGCGCATCATTGTCTTGAACAAGATAGACCTTGCAAAACAATCAGCTATGAAG GAGTGGACCAAGTATTTCAACCAAGAAAAGTCTCCTGCTTTCGGAGTGAATGCGCATAATAAGGAAAACATCAGAGAG TTCCTCAACTTTCTGCAAGCTAGAGCTAGAGAACTTCTGAAGACAGGTCACTCCGGTCAAACAATAACTCTAATGCTTGTTGGAATACCTAATGTGGGCAAGTCTGCCCTCGCCAATGCACTGCACCAAGTTGGAAGGATAAGCGCTCTAG AGAAAGGGAAGTTAAAGCATGCCACCGTGAGTCCACAACCAGGGGAGACAAAAAATATAAGCAGCTTAAAG ATTGCCAGTCATCCGAATATCTACGTCTTGGACACTCCCGGTATCTTGCCTCCAGAGATTTTTGGTGACGAACTGTGCTCTAAACTAGCTTTAATAG GAGCTATCAGGGACTGCATTGTTGGGAAAAATGATTTAGCTCATTACTTTCTTGCTGTTCTTAATTTGAGCCAAGAATacaagaaatggtcaaggtttTCTGCCATGGAGAATGTTAGATCATCAATTTATCAGGAAGGGGAGCTTTCTGAGAGCTCTCACGTGGACAAGAGGCAATATGCAACTGATCACACACAG GATTTCATCGTAAATGATGTTCGGCGAACTCTTTTTGAAGCTGTTTCAACTTTCAGCGGAGATCTGGAAAATGATAAGTATCTGGAACAGCTCATTGAAGTAGAGTCCAGAATGTTACGAAATGCCTTTCGTATTACTCAATCAGAAGTGGATGGTCATACTAAAATTGCTATTAAATTATTGGATCTGTATCGCACAGGAAGGCTTGGCCATTATGCTTTAGATGATATTCCAAGGTTTTCCTGA
- the LOC113724124 gene encoding MND1-interacting protein 1: MAGSRKGKHKKKKEKSNPHISKENNKKINISDVKSELGHEKEGDKCDSKHTEDKQVEQFPTRLRNYSEEQINEIIFSLEELIQSLEQQLNDRINWILKKRREAKANMVSHTHELMKLSSEKEKREQQGKEKEELKTSMSKMMLNKEKVRGIATGQLDRLYEELGKVQAENLRLRAELTAIKLNESESKKNMKPAVKKEKEGVEKIESSEKHISKTKSLIIQEKEKILQQEVGLKNVVQAQGEAKLKFKQEMDEKEQPRILVLEEKKPTRIATEDRDRKLSSLEQELETERRCVIDDKERRMLEASHLKTQHLLASGVLEAGSSQNLAQAMLIPDHGSCIVCCKKEVSVLFMPCSHQVVCFNCSVIVGEYCPSCRVQIDEKYKIYGGTS; the protein is encoded by the exons AATCTGAATTGGGACATGAGAAAGAAGGGGACAAATGTGATTCTAAGCACACTGAAGACAAGCAGGTAGAACAATTCCCTACAAGACTAAGAAATTATTCTGAAgagcaaataaatgaaattattttcagTTTGGAAGAACTCATACAAAGTCTTGAGCAGCAGCTGAATGATAGAATAAATTGGATACtgaagaaaagaagggaagcGAAAGCGAATATGGTTAGTCATACTCATGAGTTAATGAAGCTAAGTTccgagaaagaaaagagagagcaaCAAGGTAAGGAGAAAGAGGAACTCAAAACTTCTATGTCTAAAATGAtgttaaataaagaaaaagttaGAGGAATCGCAACCGGTCAGCTCGACAGGCTATATGAAGAATTGGGAAAAGTTCAGGCTGAAAATCTTAGACTTCGAGCTGAGCTCACTGCCATTAAATTGAATGAATCAGAATCAAAGAAGAATATGAAACCGGctgtgaaaaaggaaaaggaaggagTTGAAAAGATAGAAAGCTCAGAAAAACACATTAGCAAGACAAAAAGTCTGAttattcaagaaaaagaaaagattcttCAGCAGGAAGTGGGGTTGAAAAATGTTGTTCAAGCCCAAGGAGAGGCCAAG CTGAAATTCAAGCAAGAAATGGACGAAAAAGAGCAGCCTCGCATTCTAGttttagaagaaaagaaaccaacTAGAATTGCAACAGAAGATAGAGACAGAAAGTTGTCATCATTGGAGCAAGAATTAGAGACAGAACGTCGATGTGTGATAGATGATAAGGAGAGGCGCATGCTAGAAGCATCCCATCTCAAGACACAGCACTTGTTGGCTTCAGGTGTTTTAGAGGCTGGAAGCTCACAAAACTTGGCTCAAGCAATGCTCATTCCTGATCACGGGAGCTGTATTGTCTGCTGCAAAAAGGAAGTTTCTGTTCTTTTCATGCCTTGTTCCCATCAAGTTGTATGCTTCAACTGCAGTGTGATTGTGGGAGAATATTGCCCTTCTTGTCGAGTgcaaattgatgaaaaatatAAGATTTATGGTGGTACCTCTTAA